The following proteins come from a genomic window of Candidatus Paceibacterota bacterium:
- a CDS encoding C10 family peptidase — MITDQTNSPICQDPVKHIHFFLNRLDTALAVLVFGTLLSHPWQAAEAAPVTSKQAAAAVAAWLNLDRAPLGEELGTTVQRVDTFSDNAGSALYYVVYLAPSGFVIAAADDQVQPIVGFARAGKFDPSTGNPLGALASGDLSARVSYARLAKNAANPDTNALKAQAKWRRLATQEAKPASEGATDQALASVSDVRVAPLTLSTWDQGTAAAGGTTACYNYYTPPYGDGNKNNYWAGCVATAMAQLMRYYEFPVASVGSAGFEIYSDGSPLMYYLHGGTGPGGAYVWSDMPLMPPSSPTTTQCQAIGALVADAGATVGMSYRATGSSASLTDAKIALTTTFLYSSAVARYNNGSDIGANLINMVNPNLDARYPVVLGIKGPSGGHAVLADGYGYSDSTLFHHLNLGWSGAASAWYALPIVETSNYDFNVVHTCLYNLYTNGAGEIISGRVVDQIGRPVVAATVTAVKTGGGTYTTTTGSQGIYALARIPANSTYSITVTKTNFTTTSRTVTTGTSWDYTAASGNRWGVDFTNNMLTTVLDHLVWGPVGPTQYLNAPFPTTITARNLTNGVASGFAGPVTLSAYASGAGSPATIVGNLSPNSYLFGSEMTHGYAFTPNTNVQITAVRGYSTDKVSIWTDSGTLLASQDVSAFGSWTEAALATPITLAAGTTYRVGARIPQGTNGYFRTTSWPTTFAQGTVGQNFYWSYGDVFPTSVRGTAQGPMVDLRYRVVFSNSIPVSPATSGAFVNGVWNGTITVGQNATNVVLKANDGAGHTALSSPFNVITALRLLSPQRLAGGQFRCTISGPPGQKIEVLGSTNLSNPLSWVTVASFTNTTGTLQFTDSATGIPRRFYRAHQLP; from the coding sequence ATGATCACCGATCAAACCAACAGCCCCATCTGCCAAGACCCAGTGAAGCACATCCATTTTTTCTTGAACCGGCTCGACACGGCCCTTGCGGTACTGGTGTTTGGAACTCTGCTGAGCCATCCTTGGCAGGCCGCCGAGGCGGCGCCTGTGACTTCAAAGCAGGCGGCCGCGGCCGTTGCTGCCTGGCTCAACCTGGACCGGGCGCCGTTGGGGGAGGAGTTGGGCACAACCGTACAGCGGGTGGACACTTTCAGCGACAACGCTGGCAGCGCCCTGTATTATGTGGTGTATTTGGCCCCCTCCGGCTTCGTCATTGCGGCCGCTGACGATCAGGTTCAGCCGATTGTCGGCTTCGCTCGCGCCGGCAAATTTGACCCTTCGACTGGTAATCCTCTGGGCGCCCTGGCGAGCGGCGATCTGTCGGCCAGAGTTTCTTACGCCCGATTGGCGAAGAACGCAGCCAACCCGGACACCAACGCGCTCAAAGCCCAGGCGAAGTGGCGGCGGCTTGCCACTCAGGAAGCCAAACCGGCATCCGAAGGGGCCACGGATCAGGCTCTTGCGAGCGTGTCGGATGTCCGAGTAGCCCCCCTGACCCTGAGCACCTGGGACCAGGGAACCGCGGCCGCTGGCGGCACGACCGCATGTTATAATTACTATACTCCGCCCTATGGAGACGGAAACAAGAACAACTACTGGGCGGGCTGCGTCGCAACGGCAATGGCCCAACTGATGCGCTACTACGAGTTTCCTGTCGCCAGCGTCGGGTCGGCAGGATTTGAGATTTATTCAGATGGCTCTCCCCTAATGTATTACTTGCATGGGGGCACTGGTCCCGGCGGCGCCTATGTGTGGAGCGACATGCCGTTGATGCCGCCCTCCAGTCCCACCACGACGCAATGCCAGGCCATTGGCGCATTAGTCGCAGATGCGGGCGCCACGGTCGGCATGAGCTACAGGGCAACGGGTTCTTCCGCATCCCTGACGGATGCCAAAATCGCGCTGACCACCACGTTCCTCTACTCCAGTGCCGTTGCGAGGTACAACAACGGGTCCGATATAGGCGCCAATTTGATCAACATGGTCAACCCGAATCTGGATGCTCGATACCCGGTGGTCCTGGGGATCAAAGGCCCGAGCGGGGGACATGCCGTCCTGGCGGATGGCTACGGCTACAGTGATTCCACCCTCTTCCACCATTTGAATTTGGGGTGGTCGGGGGCAGCCTCGGCGTGGTATGCGCTGCCGATCGTGGAAACCAGCAACTATGACTTCAACGTGGTGCACACTTGCCTGTACAACCTCTACACCAATGGCGCTGGCGAGATCATTAGCGGCCGGGTAGTGGACCAGATTGGCCGGCCGGTCGTTGCTGCCACCGTTACAGCCGTAAAAACTGGTGGCGGCACCTATACGACCACCACCGGCAGCCAGGGAATTTACGCCCTTGCCAGAATCCCCGCCAATTCCACCTACTCCATCACTGTCACCAAGACCAATTTCACTACCACCAGCCGTACGGTCACGACTGGAACATCGTGGGACTACACTGCTGCCAGCGGCAATCGGTGGGGGGTGGACTTCACCAACAACATGCTGACGACAGTGCTGGACCATCTGGTATGGGGCCCGGTAGGTCCCACGCAGTACCTGAATGCGCCATTCCCGACGACCATCACGGCCCGGAACCTCACCAACGGCGTGGCCTCTGGTTTCGCGGGCCCCGTGACCTTGAGCGCTTATGCTTCCGGGGCCGGATCTCCCGCCACGATTGTTGGGAACTTGTCACCGAATAGCTACCTGTTCGGCTCCGAAATGACGCACGGCTACGCCTTTACGCCAAACACTAATGTTCAGATCACCGCCGTCCGCGGTTACAGCACAGACAAGGTTTCGATCTGGACTGATAGCGGCACCCTGCTGGCGAGCCAGGACGTGTCGGCATTCGGCAGTTGGACCGAGGCAGCGCTGGCGACGCCGATAACGCTTGCTGCGGGCACGACCTACCGCGTCGGTGCACGCATCCCTCAAGGGACCAACGGTTACTTCCGCACGACCTCGTGGCCTACTACCTTTGCTCAAGGTACTGTGGGCCAGAACTTCTACTGGTCTTACGGCGATGTGTTCCCGACTTCGGTCCGCGGCACCGCACAGGGGCCGATGGTTGATTTGCGCTACCGGGTTGTCTTCTCCAACTCCATTCCCGTGAGCCCAGCGACCTCCGGCGCCTTCGTAAACGGCGTCTGGAACGGAACGATTACTGTGGGGCAAAACGCCACCAATGTGGTGCTCAAAGCAAATGACGGTGCCGGGCACACAGCCCTAAGCAGCCCCTTCAACGTGATCACTGCCCTGCGGCTGCTCTCGCCCCAACGCCTGGCCGGGGGGCAATTCCGATGCACCATTTCCGGCCCGCCGGGCCAGAAGATTGAAGTCCTGGGCTCGACCAACTTGTCCAACCCGCTGAGCTGGGTCACCGTGGCCAGCTTCACCAATACCACTGGCACCCTCCAGTTCACGGACTCCGCCACGGGGATTCCCCGGCGATTCTACCGTGCCCACCAATTGCCTTAA
- a CDS encoding bifunctional riboflavin kinase/FAD synthetase → MRIIRTAKELNPARRKVCLAIGFFDGVHLGHQQVIRQTLTDARKHDAIALVITFDQHPNTVVAPSRVPPLIYSLPQKLRAIESLGADTLLLIRFDKAFSEQSGEAFVRGLARDLGNIQSLCVGANFVFGHKRGGNVDLLRKLGVELRFAVHGMAAVSLDGQAVSSTRIRQVIRAGDLDRVSQMLGRAYSLAGTVIRGDGLGHRLGFPTANLDAATLALPPNGVYAVLAETGGKTCRAVLNIGHRPTLRDPNPQLRVEAHLIDFTGDLYGQELEVAFVENLRTEKEFASLTELRQQIARDILDAQMRF, encoded by the coding sequence ATGAGAATTATCCGCACGGCCAAAGAGCTGAACCCGGCGCGCCGCAAAGTCTGCCTGGCCATCGGGTTCTTCGACGGCGTCCATCTCGGGCACCAGCAGGTCATCCGCCAGACGCTCACCGACGCCAGAAAACACGACGCCATTGCGCTGGTCATCACCTTCGACCAGCACCCGAACACAGTGGTCGCCCCCAGCCGGGTGCCGCCGCTGATCTACTCACTCCCGCAGAAGCTGCGCGCGATCGAGTCTTTGGGAGCCGACACGTTGCTGCTCATTCGTTTCGACAAGGCATTCAGCGAGCAGAGCGGCGAGGCATTCGTTCGCGGACTGGCGCGCGACCTGGGTAACATTCAAAGCCTTTGTGTCGGGGCGAACTTTGTCTTCGGCCATAAACGCGGTGGGAATGTGGACTTGTTGAGGAAGCTTGGGGTGGAGCTGAGATTCGCGGTGCACGGCATGGCGGCGGTGTCGCTGGACGGCCAAGCCGTCAGCAGCACTCGGATCCGGCAAGTCATTCGGGCGGGAGACTTGGACCGGGTAAGCCAGATGCTCGGCCGCGCCTATTCCCTGGCGGGTACGGTCATTCGGGGGGACGGGCTGGGCCACCGACTCGGCTTCCCGACTGCCAACCTCGATGCCGCCACCCTGGCCTTGCCGCCAAATGGGGTTTACGCCGTCCTCGCGGAGACGGGCGGCAAAACCTGCCGCGCGGTCCTGAATATTGGCCACCGGCCCACCCTGCGGGATCCGAACCCGCAGTTAAGGGTGGAGGCGCACCTGATTGACTTCACCGGCGACCTCTACGGCCAGGAATTGGAAGTAGCCTTCGTGGAGAATCTGCGCACAGAGAAGGAATTTGCCTCGCTCACCGAACTACGCCAGCAAATCGCCCGGGACATCCTCGACGCCCAAATGCGGTTCTAG
- a CDS encoding VWA domain-containing protein, translating into MTFGHPYVLLLLLLLPVLGWLKGKQGKPPAFVYSSVQLVRGILNVSRTRSGAFLASMRWLLLALLIIALAQPRLTRSETKVTASGVDIAVALDLSGSMASEDFEVGRERINRLAMAKEVLKTFIDKRPADRIGIVAFATQAYIASPLTLDHDFLLENLARLELGTIDNSRTAIGSALSTAINRLRDLNSKSKIVILMTDGQNNAGKVPPLTVAEAAQKLGVKVHTIGVGTRGMAPMPVYMDGRKVGYQQHPVDIDEDTLQKIASLTGGKYYRADNSQRFQAIYAEIDKLEKTEADVMKFSRHDELFPWLIAPGLGLLLLEVLLRHTIWRRLP; encoded by the coding sequence ATGACCTTCGGCCATCCATACGTGCTGCTGCTGCTCCTGTTGTTGCCGGTGCTGGGGTGGCTTAAAGGCAAGCAAGGCAAACCTCCCGCCTTCGTCTACTCCTCCGTCCAATTGGTCCGCGGCATTCTCAATGTCAGCCGCACCCGCTCGGGCGCGTTCCTGGCCTCGATGCGCTGGCTGCTCCTGGCGCTGCTGATCATCGCCCTGGCACAGCCGCGCCTCACCAGGAGCGAAACCAAGGTCACCGCCAGCGGCGTTGACATCGCCGTGGCGCTCGACCTCTCGGGCAGCATGGCATCCGAAGACTTTGAAGTGGGCCGAGAACGTATCAACCGGCTGGCGATGGCGAAGGAAGTGCTTAAGACGTTCATTGACAAACGTCCCGCCGACCGCATTGGCATCGTAGCTTTCGCCACGCAGGCCTATATCGCCTCGCCCTTGACGCTCGATCACGACTTCCTCCTGGAGAACCTCGCCCGGCTTGAACTGGGCACCATTGACAATTCCCGCACCGCCATAGGGTCGGCCCTCAGCACGGCCATCAACCGCCTGCGTGATCTCAATTCCAAGAGCAAGATCGTCATCCTGATGACCGACGGCCAGAATAACGCAGGCAAAGTCCCGCCCCTGACCGTGGCCGAGGCGGCTCAGAAACTCGGCGTCAAAGTCCATACCATCGGCGTCGGCACCCGCGGCATGGCGCCGATGCCGGTGTACATGGACGGGCGCAAAGTCGGCTATCAACAGCATCCGGTGGACATTGACGAGGACACGCTCCAGAAGATCGCCAGCTTGACGGGCGGGAAATACTACCGTGCCGACAACTCCCAGCGCTTCCAGGCCATTTACGCCGAGATTGACAAGTTGGAGAAAACCGAGGCTGACGTGATGAAGTTCTCTCGTCACGACGAACTGTTCCCCTGGCTCATCGCGCCTGGCTTGGGGCTTCTCCTGCTCGAAGTGCTTCTGCGGCATACGATTTGGAGGCGCCTGCCGTGA
- the truB gene encoding tRNA pseudouridine(55) synthase TruB has translation MMQEFTALDGAILIDKPAGPTSHDVVDAIRRRFGIKKVGHCGTLDPNATGLLIIVLGRGTKLSEKLMSDDKVYEGAIKLGETTNSYDADGELVGSLPVPPLTLDQLNQAAGEFVGDHMQTPPMVSAVKKDGVPLYKLARKGIEVPREPRLVHIYNFRFSAYQEPLAQFRLACTKGTYVRSIAHDLGQKLGCGGHLATLRRVTSGKFEVAQAIPLAEVLKLAPRELEKRVLPFLKLAAAGGS, from the coding sequence ATGATGCAAGAATTCACGGCGCTCGATGGCGCCATCTTGATTGACAAGCCCGCCGGGCCAACCTCGCACGACGTCGTGGATGCCATTCGCCGGCGCTTCGGCATCAAGAAGGTCGGCCATTGCGGCACACTTGACCCGAATGCCACCGGGCTGCTGATCATTGTGCTTGGACGCGGCACAAAGCTCTCCGAGAAGCTGATGTCCGACGACAAGGTTTATGAGGGCGCGATCAAGCTCGGCGAGACGACCAACAGCTACGATGCAGACGGCGAGTTGGTGGGGTCACTGCCAGTACCTCCGCTGACGCTGGACCAGCTCAACCAGGCGGCAGGAGAGTTCGTGGGCGATCACATGCAGACGCCCCCGATGGTGTCCGCAGTGAAGAAGGACGGCGTGCCGCTCTACAAACTGGCCCGAAAAGGCATCGAAGTGCCGCGGGAGCCGCGCCTGGTGCACATTTACAACTTCCGTTTCAGCGCCTACCAGGAGCCGCTGGCGCAGTTCCGACTGGCCTGCACCAAAGGCACCTACGTCCGCAGCATTGCGCACGACCTGGGACAGAAGCTCGGCTGCGGCGGGCACCTGGCAACGCTGCGGCGCGTAACCTCCGGCAAGTTTGAGGTAGCGCAGGCCATCCCACTGGCGGAGGTGCTGAAACTGGCGCCGCGCGAACTGGAGAAGCGGGTGCTGCCGTTCTTGAAATTGGCGGCGGCGGGGGGCAGCTAA
- a CDS encoding PEP-CTERM sorting domain-containing protein has protein sequence MKFLTAIAVLTLSAAAALADTLAVIPTLTGDTANDARAITSDGKWIVGQSGTRGYMWEVGSASAINVISADNAQSQYANGVGYRTYGGQQQIVISGMTSSGAAEWMTINGGTTWGNKRRNANWTYGQAMGFANQLGSSAGSDAYYVSTRSNARTSQLVVMKGAGLWTVPPTTPMVVPANVYYTKGISGDQGEMLGTSASGRSVGWRGVNNSQANKRNYVLDAVASTAFFFNGLDGTDSGEAFSVSANGLVVFGRSRTLADPSNYYGYKVENPGASQTINPLPLFGNEAGSISLQIPYGASADGKYAVGMAYRGMEKAVIWDTSDSVGNWHAIDLTDLAAGQGILDGFSRLSRAYSVASYWDEEDMQVYAVITGIGSWSPDGGVTPYTTRAFAMTVAIPEPATGALLGLGLLGLLALRRRK, from the coding sequence ATGAAGTTCCTCACCGCTATCGCCGTTTTGACGTTAAGTGCCGCCGCCGCCCTGGCTGACACCCTTGCCGTCATTCCAACCCTGACTGGCGACACTGCCAACGACGCCCGCGCCATTACCTCGGACGGCAAATGGATCGTTGGCCAATCCGGCACGCGTGGTTACATGTGGGAGGTCGGTTCCGCCAGCGCCATCAACGTGATCAGCGCTGACAACGCCCAATCCCAATACGCCAATGGCGTGGGCTACCGCACCTATGGCGGCCAGCAGCAGATCGTCATCTCGGGCATGACCTCCAGCGGCGCAGCCGAATGGATGACGATAAATGGCGGCACAACGTGGGGCAACAAGCGCCGCAACGCCAATTGGACCTATGGTCAGGCGATGGGCTTCGCCAACCAGCTCGGATCCTCCGCCGGGTCCGATGCCTACTACGTCAGCACCCGGAGCAACGCGCGGACAAGCCAGCTGGTTGTCATGAAAGGCGCCGGACTGTGGACGGTTCCCCCGACAACTCCCATGGTTGTTCCCGCGAATGTCTATTACACTAAAGGAATATCTGGTGACCAGGGTGAGATGCTGGGAACGAGCGCCAGCGGTCGGTCGGTTGGCTGGCGGGGTGTCAACAATTCCCAGGCGAACAAGCGTAACTACGTCCTCGATGCTGTAGCTAGTACAGCCTTTTTCTTCAATGGCTTGGATGGCACCGACTCCGGCGAAGCTTTCTCGGTTTCTGCCAATGGGCTCGTCGTCTTTGGGCGTTCCCGTACGTTGGCTGATCCCAGCAACTATTACGGCTACAAAGTTGAGAACCCGGGTGCGAGCCAGACGATCAACCCCCTGCCGTTGTTCGGGAACGAAGCGGGTTCGATTTCCCTGCAGATCCCATACGGCGCTTCTGCGGATGGGAAGTACGCTGTAGGCATGGCCTACCGTGGCATGGAGAAGGCCGTGATCTGGGATACGAGCGATAGCGTTGGCAACTGGCATGCGATTGACCTGACCGACCTGGCCGCCGGCCAAGGGATTCTTGATGGCTTCTCCCGCTTGAGTCGCGCGTACAGTGTGGCCAGCTATTGGGACGAAGAGGACATGCAGGTCTACGCGGTCATCACGGGCATCGGCTCCTGGTCACCCGACGGTGGGGTGACACCTTACACGACGCGTGCCTTCGCTATGACAGTGGCGATCCCTGAGCCGGCTACCGGCGCTCTGCTTGGCTTGGGCCTGTTAGGCCTCCTCGCCCTGCGCCGCAGGAAGTAA
- a CDS encoding DUF58 domain-containing protein has protein sequence MIPRDILKKIRQIEIRTNRLVSETLAGQYHSVFKGQGMNFDEVREYQPGDEVRSIDWNVTARMNHPFVKKFVEERELTLMLVVDASGSGLFGSRDQSKRELAAEIASVLAFSAIRNNDKVGLILFTDEVEKFIPPRKGRRHVLRVIREVLFFEPRRRGTDLNGALEFLLRVTPHRAIAVVISDFIGSPADPAGRRRGTLRPQIMLLESLAQASLTMLRQANRRHDVVAVQITDRYELELPALGRLVLNDAETGEVVEINTGDERKRAAFAERQARAQADLARLFRSAGIDAIRLRTDQPYAAELGRFFETREKRRLRG, from the coding sequence ATGATTCCCCGGGATATTCTCAAGAAGATCCGCCAGATCGAGATCCGCACCAACCGGCTGGTGAGTGAGACGCTGGCCGGCCAGTACCACAGCGTTTTCAAGGGCCAGGGGATGAACTTCGACGAGGTGCGCGAGTATCAGCCCGGCGACGAGGTTCGCTCCATTGACTGGAACGTCACGGCGCGAATGAACCATCCGTTCGTCAAAAAGTTCGTGGAGGAGCGGGAATTAACTCTCATGCTGGTGGTGGACGCCAGCGGCTCGGGACTGTTTGGCTCGCGCGACCAGTCCAAGCGCGAGCTGGCGGCCGAGATTGCTTCGGTGCTGGCCTTCTCGGCCATTCGCAACAACGACAAGGTGGGGCTGATCCTGTTCACCGACGAAGTCGAGAAGTTCATCCCGCCGCGCAAAGGCCGCCGCCACGTCCTGCGGGTCATCCGCGAGGTGCTCTTCTTCGAGCCGCGCCGCCGCGGCACGGACTTGAACGGTGCATTGGAATTCCTGCTGCGGGTAACACCCCATCGGGCCATCGCGGTGGTCATCTCGGACTTTATCGGTTCGCCGGCAGATCCGGCCGGCCGGCGCCGCGGCACACTTCGCCCCCAGATCATGCTGCTTGAATCGCTGGCCCAGGCATCGCTGACCATGCTGCGCCAGGCCAATCGCCGGCATGACGTGGTGGCGGTGCAGATAACTGACCGGTATGAACTCGAACTACCGGCGCTTGGCCGATTGGTGCTGAACGACGCTGAGACGGGTGAAGTCGTTGAGATCAACACTGGAGACGAGCGTAAACGCGCCGCCTTTGCCGAGCGGCAGGCTCGCGCCCAGGCCGACTTGGCACGGCTATTCCGCTCCGCCGGCATTGACGCCATCCGGCTGCGCACCGACCAGCCGTACGCCGCGGAGTTGGGCCGGTTCTTCGAGACGCGCGAGAAACGGCGGTTGCGGGGGTAG
- a CDS encoding MoxR family ATPase, with protein MNTGINAINAAVQEAGAFVRPLFNELGKVIVGQTYLVERLFIGLLANGHVLLEGVPGLAKTLSVKSLANCLNVRFSRLQFTPDMLPADVIGTQIYNPQSGAFTTRKGPIFANLVLADEINRAPAKVQSALLEAMQEKQVTIGDQTFKLEEPFLVLATQNPIEQEGTYPLPEAQVDRFMLKLKIGYPSRGEERQILDLMARTSGTPTTTPVVEPKQILQARQVINDIYMDDKVKDYIVDLVCATRDPEEHKIQVKEFIQLGASPRATIYLTLAAKAYAFLKGRGYVTPQDVKSIGMDVLRHRVAITYEAEAEEKTSETIIQKIFDELPVP; from the coding sequence ATGAATACCGGAATCAATGCCATCAACGCGGCAGTGCAAGAGGCTGGGGCGTTTGTGCGCCCCCTGTTTAACGAGTTAGGAAAGGTGATCGTGGGGCAGACTTACCTGGTCGAGCGGCTGTTCATCGGCCTGCTGGCTAATGGGCATGTGCTCTTGGAAGGCGTGCCGGGGTTGGCCAAGACGCTGTCGGTGAAGTCCCTGGCCAATTGTCTAAACGTCAGATTCTCGCGGCTGCAATTCACGCCCGACATGCTGCCGGCAGACGTCATCGGAACGCAAATCTACAACCCCCAGTCCGGGGCATTCACCACACGCAAGGGACCGATCTTTGCGAACCTGGTGCTGGCCGACGAGATTAACCGCGCGCCGGCCAAGGTGCAGAGCGCGTTGCTCGAAGCGATGCAGGAAAAGCAGGTCACCATCGGCGACCAAACTTTCAAGCTGGAGGAGCCGTTCCTGGTGCTCGCCACGCAGAACCCGATCGAGCAGGAAGGCACCTACCCGCTGCCCGAGGCGCAGGTTGACCGCTTCATGCTCAAGCTCAAGATCGGCTATCCGTCGCGGGGCGAAGAGCGACAAATCCTCGACCTGATGGCCCGCACCTCCGGCACGCCCACCACCACCCCGGTCGTCGAGCCGAAACAAATCCTCCAGGCCCGCCAGGTCATCAACGACATATACATGGACGACAAGGTCAAGGACTACATCGTGGACCTGGTCTGCGCCACGCGGGATCCGGAGGAGCACAAGATTCAGGTCAAGGAATTCATCCAGCTTGGCGCCTCCCCGCGCGCAACTATTTACCTCACGCTGGCCGCCAAGGCCTACGCGTTCCTCAAAGGGCGCGGCTACGTGACCCCGCAGGACGTCAAAAGCATCGGCATGGACGTGCTGCGGCACCGCGTGGCCATCACTTACGAGGCGGAAGCCGAGGAGAAGACCAGCGAGACCATCATCCAGAAGATCTTTGATGAGCTGCCGGTGCCATGA